A genomic window from Lasioglossum baleicum chromosome 7, iyLasBale1, whole genome shotgun sequence includes:
- the Ck gene encoding unconventional myosin-VIIa ck isoform X1, protein MVIVTRGDYIWIEPISGREFDVAIGARVISAEGRRIQVKDDDNKEQWLTPERRIKAMHATSVQGVEDMISLGDLHEAGILRNLLIRYNENLIYTYTGSILVAVNPYQILPIYTAEQIKLYKDRKIGELPPHIFAIGDNSYAHMNRYGQDQCIVISGESGAGKTESTKLILQYLAAISGKHSWIEQQILEANPILEAFGNAKTVRNDNSSRFGKYIDIHFNDQGVIEGAKIEQYLLEKSRIVSQSLDERNYHIFYCMLAGLSKEEKQKLELEDASSYKYLTGGGSITCEGRDDAAEFADIRSAMKVLLFSDAEIWEVLKLLAALLHIGNVKYRATVVDNLDATEIPEQTNVRRVAQLLGVPVQSLIDALTRRTIFAHGETVVSTLSREQSVDIRDAFVKGIYGRLFVHIVKKINEAIYRPKNTSRSAIGVLDIFGFENFNHNSFEQFCINYANENLQQFFVQHIFKLEQEEYNHEGINWQHIEFVDNQDALDLIAIKQLNIMALIDEESKFPKGTDQTMLAKIHKTHGTHRNYLKPKSDINTSFGLNHFAGVVFYDTRSFLEKNRDTFSGDLLQLIHISSNKFLQACFAEDIGMGSETRKRAPTLSTQFKKSLDSLMRTLCSCQPFFIRCIKPNEYKKPMMFDRGLCCRQLRYSGMMETIRIRRAGYPIRHSFSEFVERYRFLIPGIPPSHKVDCHAATSRICHAVLGRSDYQLGHTKVFLKDAHDLFLEQERDRVLTRKILILQRNIRGWVYRRRFLRMRAAATVVQKYWRGYAQRQRYKRMRIGYMRLQALIRSRVLSHRFRHLRGHIVALQARARGYLVRRMYQKKLWAIVKIQAHVRRLIAQRRYKKVKYEYRLHVEALRLRKKEERELKDQGNKRAKEIAEQNYRERMQELERKEIEMELEDRRRMEIKKNLINDAAKKQDEPVDDSKLVEAMFDFLPDSSSEAATPARETSVFNDLPAPKADQQEIISPVQTASEDEEDLSEFKFQKFAATYFQGNITHQYSRKPLKHPLLPLHTQGDQLAAQALWITILRFTGDLPEPRFHTMDRDTTSVMSKVTATLGRNFIRSKEFQEAQMMGMDPETFLRQKPSRSIRHKLVSLTLKRKNKLGEDVRRKLQEDEYTADSYQSWLEARPTSNLEKLHFIIGHGILRAELRDEIYCQICKQLTNNPSKSSHARGWILLSLCVGCFAPSEKFVNYLRAFIREGPPGYAPYCEDRLKRTFNNGTRNQPPSWLELQATKSKKPIMLPITFMDGNTKTLLADSATTARELCNQLSDKISLRDQFGFSLYIALFDKVSSLGSGGDHVMDAISQCEQYAKEQGAQERNAPWRLFFRKEIFAPWHEPTEDQVATNLIYQQVVRGVKFGEYRCDKEEDLAMIAAQQYYIEYHMDMNVDRLYTLLPNYIPDYCLTGIDKAIDRWGHLVLQAYKKSYYLKEKVPALRVKEDIVGYAKFKWPLLFSRFYEAYRNSGPNLPKNDVIIAVNWTGVYVVDDQEQVLLELSFPEITTVSSQKTNKMFTQTFNLSTVRGEEFTFQSPNAEDIRDLVVYFLEGLKKRSKFVIALQDYKAPGESSSFLSFQKGDLIVLEEESTGETVLNSGWCVGTCERTNEKGDFPAETVYVLPSLSKPPNDILVSSLFSIEGTENGRKLYPQQVNGVEPRDKPHTLLEYAIDHFRTPPKRTMSKALTLTTARRGHTDELWHHSRDPIKQPLLKKLTSKEELAEEACFAFNAMLKYMGDLPTKRPRVGNEYTDLIFDGPLKNEILRDEIYCQIMKQLTDNRNRLSEERGWELMWLATGLFTCSQSLLKELTLFLRTRRHPISQDSLQRLQKTLRNGQRKYPPHQVEVEAIQHKTTQIFHKVYFPDDTDEAFEVDSSTRAKDFCQNIAQRLNLRSAEGFSLFVKIADKVISVPEGDFFFDFVRHLTDWIRKARPSRDGVPPQFTYQVFFMKKLWTNTVPGKDRNADLIFHFHQELPKLLRGYHKCTKEEASRLAALVYRVRFGESKQELQAIPQMLRELIPGDVVKVQSSNDWKRSIIAAYNQDAGMSPEDAKITFLKIVYRWPTFGSAFFEVKQSTEPNYPELLLIAINKHGVSLIHPQTKDILVTHPFTRISNWSSGNTYFHMTIGNLVRGSKLLCETSLGYKMDDLLTSYISLMLTNMNKQRTIRIK, encoded by the exons ATGGTCATCGTCACGCGG GGGGACTACATATGGATCGAACCAATCTCTGGAAGGGAATTTGACGTTGCGATCGGAGCACGAGTGATTTCCGCGGAAGGCAGGCGCATTCAAGTGAAAGACGACGATAACAAG GAACAATGGCTGACTCCCGAGAGACGGATCAAGGCGATGCACGCTACCTCCGTGCAAGGCGTCGAGGACATGATCAGCCTAGGAGACCTCCATGAGGCGGGGATCCTGAGAAACTTGCTGATACGATATAACGAGAACCTGATATAC ACCTACACGGGCTCGATCCTCGTCGCCGTGAACCCCTATCAGATCCTGCCGATTTACACCGCGGAGCAGATCAAGCTGTACAAAGATCGGAAGATCGGGGAGTTGCCGCCTCACATATTCGCGATCGGCGACAACAGTTACGCGCACATGAACCGATACGGCCAGGACCAGTGCATAGTGATCAG CGGCGAAAGCGGAGCCGGCAAAACGGAAAGTACGAAActaattttgcaatatttggcagCGATCAGCGGCAAACATTCGTGGATCGAACAGCAAATTTTGGAAGCGAATCCCATCTTGGAAG CATTCGGCAACGCCAAGACGGTGCGGAACGACAATTCCTCCCGCTTCGGCAAGTACATCGATATTCACTTCAACGATCAGGGCGTGATAGAAGGGGCCAAGATAGAGCAGTACCTGCTGGAAAAGTCCCGTATAGTGTCGCAAAGTTTGGACGAGAGAAACTATCACATATTCTACTGCATGTTGGCCGGTCTGTCCAAGGAAGAGAAGCAGAAGCTAGAGTTGGAGGATGCGTCTTCGTACAAATATTTGACCGGG GGTGGGAGCATCACGTGCGAAGGCCGGGACGATGCTGCAGAGTTTGCGGACATTAGGTCGGCGATGAAAGTGCTCTTGTTTTCGGACGCGGAAATATGGGAAGTCTTGAAGCTGTTGGCTGCCCTGCTGCACATTGGAAATGTCAAGTACAGGGCTACTGTTGTAG ATAATTTGGACGCCACCGAAATACCGGAACAGACGAACGTGAGGAGGGTGGCGCAGCTGCTGGGCGTGCCGGTGCAATCTCTGATAGACGCGCTCACTCGCCGAACGATATTTGCTCACGGTGAGACGGTT GTCTCGACGCTGTCCAGGGAACAGTCGGTGGACATCAGGGACGCGTTCGTCAAGGGGATCTACGGCCGGTTGTTCGTGCATATCGTTAAGAAGATCAACGAGGCGATCTACAGGCCTAAGAACACATCCCGTAGCGCGATAGGCGTGCTGGACATCTTCGGGTTCGAGAACTTCAATCACAACAGCTTCGAGCAGTTCTGCATAAACTACGCGAACGAGAATCTCCAGCAGTTCTTCGTGCAGCACATCTTCAAGCTGGAGCAGGAGGAGTACAATCACGAGGGGATCAATTGGCAGCACATAGAGTTCGTCGACAACCAGGACGCGCTCGATCTGATCGCGATCAAGCAGTTGAACATCATGGCGCTGATCGACGAGGAGTCCAAGTTCCCGAAGGGCACCGACCAGACTATGCTCGCGAAGATACACAAGACCCACGGGACCCATCGCAACTACCTGAAACCGAAGTCGGACATCAACACGTCGTTCGGGTTGAACCACTTCGCCGGCGTGGTGTTCTACGACACGAGAAGCTTCCTGGAGAAGAACCGGGACACGTTCAGCGGCGATCTGCTTCAGCTGATCCACATCTCGTCGAACAAGTTCCTGCAGGCGTGTTTCGCCGAGGATATCGGCATGGGCTCCGAGACGAGGAAACGGGCGCCTACCCTGTCCACCCAGTTCAAGAAGTCTCTGGACTCGTTGATGAGGACGTTGTGCAGCTGCCAGCCGTTCTTCATCAGATGCATCAAGCCGAACGAGTACAAGAAACCGATGATGTTTGACAGGGGTCTCTGTTGCCGACAACTCAGATACTCGGGCATGATGGAGACGATTCGAATCCGTAGAGCCGGTTACCCGATCAGACACTCCTTCTCGGAGTTCGTCGAACGATACCGATTCCTGATTCCCGGAATACCGCCGTCGCACAAGGTCGACTGCCACGCGGCCACCTCGAGGATCTGCCACGCGGTGTTGGGCAGGTCGGACTACCAGCTCGGTCACACCAAAGTTTTCCTGAAGGACGCCCACGATCTGTTCCTGGAGCAGGAGCGCGACCGAGTGCTCACAAGGAAGATACTGATCCTGCAGCGCAACATCCGCGGCTGGGTCTACAGAAGAAGGTTCCTGCGGATGCGAGCCGCCGCGACGGTGGTGCAAAAATACTGGCGAGGTTACGCGCAACGGCAGCGCTACAAACGCATGCGAATCGGTTACATGCGGCTCCAGGCGTTGATCAGGTCGCGGGTGCTCTCGCACCGGTTCAGACACCTCAGGGGACACATCGTGGCTCTGCAGGCGCGCGCGCGGGGCTATTTGGTGCGCAGAATGTACCAGAAGAAATTGTGGGCGATCGTCAAGATACAGGCTCACGTGCGGCGTCTGATCGCCCAGAGGCGGTACAAGAAGGTCAAGTACGAGTACCGGTTGCACGTCGAGGCTCTGAGACTTCGAAAGAAGGAGGAGCGCGAGCTGAAGGACCAGGGGAACAAGCGGGCCAAGGAGATCGCCGAGCAGAACTATCGGGAGCGGATGCAGGAGTTGGAGAGGAAGGAGATCGAGATGGAGTTGGAGGACCGGCGCAGAATGGAGATCAAGAAGAATCTGATCAACGACGCGGCCAAGAAGCAGGACGAGCCGGTCGACGACAGCAAGCTGGTCGAAGCGATGTTCGACTTCCTGCCGGACTCGAGCAGCGAGGCTGCCACGCCCGCTCGAGAGACCTCCGTGTTCAACGACTTGCCCGCGCCGAAGGCGGACCAGCAGGAGATCATCAGCCCCGTGCAAACagcctccgaggacgaggaagaccTGTCCGAGTTCAAGTTCCAGAAGTTCGCGGCCACCTATTTCCAAGGGAACATCACGCACCAGTACTCGAGGAAACCGCTGAAGCATCCGCTGCTGCCGCTGCACACGCAGGGCGATCAGCTGGCCGCGCAGGCCCTCTGGATCACGATCCTGCGGTTCACGGGCGACCTGCCGGAGCCCAGGTTCCACACGATGGACCGGGACACGACCTCGGTGATGTCGAAGGTGACGGCGACCCTCGGCCGGAACTTCATCAGGAGCAAGGAGTTTCAGGAAGCGCAGATGATGGGCATGGACCCGGAGACGTTCCTCAGGCAGAAGCCGTCGCGGTCCATCAGGCACAAGCTGGTCTCGCTGACTCTCAAACGGAAGAACAAGCTCGGCGAGGACGTTCGACGGAAACTGCAGGAGGACGAGTACACCGCGGACAGTTATCAGTCGTGGTTGGAGGCTAGGCCCACCTCGAATCTCGAGAAGCTGCACTTCATCATCGGGCACGGGATACTGCGCGCCGAGCTACGCGACGAGATCTATTGTCAGATATGCAAACAGCTGACCAACAACCCGTCGAAGTCGTCGCACGCTCGAGGATGGATCTTGCTCTCGCTGTGCGTTGGCTGCTTCGCCCCCTCCGAGAAGTTCGTGAATTATCTGAGGGCGTTCATCAGGGAGGGTCCGCCAGGGTACGCGCCCTACTGCGAGGATCGGCTCAAGAGGACGTTCAACAACGGGACGAGGAATCAGCCGCCCAGCTGGCTGGAGCTCCAGGCGACCAAATCGAAAAAGCCGATCATGCTGCCGATCACGTTCATGGACGGGAACACGAAGACCCTGCTCGCAGATTCCGCCACCACCGCCAGGGAACTGTGCAACCAACTGTCCGACAAGATATCGTTGCGCGATCAGTTCGGCTTCTCGTTGTACATTGCCCTGTTCGACAAGGTCTCCTCGCTCGGCAGCGGCGGGGACCACGTGATGGACGCGATCTCGCAGTGCGAGCAGTACGCGAAGGAGCAAGGCGCCCAGGAGAGGAATGCCCCGTGGAGATTGTTCTTCCGCAAGGAGATATTCGCGCCGTGGCACGAGCCGACCGAGGACCAGGTGGCTACCAATCTGATTTATCAGCAGGTCGTCAGGGGGGTGAAATTCGGCGAGTACCGATGCGACAAGGAGGAAGATCTGGCGATGATCGCCGCCCAACAATACTACATAGAATACCACATGGACATGAACGTCGACAGGCTCTACACCCTCCTGCCGAATTACATACCGGATTACTGTTTGACGGGCATCGACAAGGCGATCGACAGATGGGGACATCTCGTTCTACAGGCGTATAAAAAG AGCTACTATCTGAAGGAGAAGGTGCCAGCGTTACGCGTCAAGGAGGACATAGTCGGCTACGCCAAGTTTAAATGGCCCCTGCTGTTCTCTCGGTTCTACGAAGCGTACAGAAATTCCGGTCCGAATCTGCCGAAGAACGACGTCATCATCGCGGTCAACTGGACCGGAGTGTACGTCGTGGACGACCAGGAGCAAGTGCTCCTGGAATTGTCCTTTCCCGAGATCACCACCGTATCTAGTCAGAA AACGAACAAAATGTTCACGCAGACGTTCAATTTGTCGACGGTGCGCGGAGAAGAGTTCACGTTCCAGAGTCCGAACGCCGAAGACATCCGCGATCTGGTGGTGTACTTTCTGGAGGGTCTGAAGAAGCGCAGCAAATTCGTGATCGCTCTGCAAGACTACAAAGCGCCGGGCGAAAGTTCCTCGTTCTTGAGCTTTCAGAAAGGCGATCTTATCGTGTTGGAGGAGGAGAGCACCGGCGAGACGGTCCTCAACTCCGGATGGTGCGTcggcacgtgcgagaggaccaACGAGAAGGGCGATTTTCCCGCGGAGACTGTTTACGTGTTGCCCTCGTTGAGCAAGCCGCCCAACGACATACTGGTAAGC TCCTTGTTCAGCATCGAAGGAACGGAGAACGGCCGAAAACTCTATCCGCAGCAAGTCAACGGAGTAGAACCTCGCGACAAGCCTCATACTCTGCTAGAGTACGCCATCGACCATTTCAG GACCCCGCCGAAGAGGACAATGTCCAAGGCGCTGACGCTAACGACCGCTCGACGCGGACACACCGACGAGCTGTGGCATCATTCGAGGGACCCGATCAAGCAACCGTTGCTGAAGAAACTAACGTCCAAGGAGGAGCTGGCCGAAGAGGCGTGTTTCGCGTTCAACGCCATGCTGAAGTACATGGGAGACTTGCCGACGAAGAGACCCCGGGTCGGCAACGAGTACACGGACCTGATCTTCGACGGGCCCCTCAAAAACGAAATCTTACGAGACGAAATCTACTGTCAAATCATGAAACAGCTGACGGACAATCGAAACAGATTGAGCGAGGAGCGGGGCTGGGAACTGATGTGGCTCGCCACCGGGCTTTTCACTTGCAGCCAAAGCCTTTTAAAG GAATTAACTCTATTCTTGCGGACGAGGCGGCACCCCATATCTCAGGACTCTTTGCAAAGGCTGCAAAAAACGTTGCGAAACGGCCAACGGAAGTATCCGCCGCACCAAGTCGAAGTAGAAGCTATACAGCACAAAACCACGCAGATATTTCACAAAGTCTACTTCCCAGACGACACAGACGAG GCGTTCGAGGTCGACTCGTCCACGAGGGCGAAGGACTTTTGCCAGAATATCGCGCAGAGGCTGAACCTGAGGTCCGCGGAGGGATTCAGCCTGTTCGTCAAGATCGCCGACAAGGTCATCTCGGTTCCCGAAGGCGACTTCTTCTTCGACTTTGTACGCCACTTGACGGACTGGATCAGGAAAGCTCGGCCGTCTCGCGACG GTGTGCCACCCCAGTTTACCTACCAAGTGTTCTTCATGAAAAAGCTGTGGACCAATACCGTGCCCGGCAAAGATAGAAACGCCGATCTCATTTTCCATTTCCACCAGGAGCTGCCTAAACTGTTACGAG GGTACCACAAGTGCACGAAAGAGGAAGCATCGAGGCTGGCGGCGCTGGTCTACAGGGTCCGTTTCGGCGAGAGCAAGCAAGAACTTCAAGCGATCCC GCAAATGCTGAGAGAACTGATACCCGGCGATGTGGTGAAGGTACAGAGCTCCAACGATTGGAAGAGATCGATAATAGCGGCGTACAATCAGGACGCTG GAATGAGTCCCGAGGACGCGAAGATTACGTTCTTGAAGATCGTTTACCGATGGCCGACGTTCGGATCGGCGTTCTTCGAGGTGAAGCAGAGCACGGAACCGAATTATCCGGAATTGCTATTAATCGCGATCAATAAACACGGAGTCAGCCTGATACATCCGCAAACGAAG GATATACTAGTGACGCATCCTTTCACCAGAATCTCAAATTGGTCATCGGGCAACACTTACTTCCACATGACGATCGGCAATTTGGTGCGAGGTTCGAAACTGCTGTGCGAGACCTCGCTCGGCTACAAGATGGACGATCTTTTGACTTCCTACATTTCGCTGATGCTCACCAACATGAACAAACAGCGCACGATACGAATAAAGTAA